From Cryobacterium sp. GrIS_2_6:
GTGCTGGTGGGCGCCTCATCCGTTTCACCGGCCCTCGAAGCTCAGGGAGCCAACAACGCCCTGTTCGTGGCCGTAGCGGGATCGGCCGTCGCCGTGATCGTGAGCATCGTCAAGATGCGCCACCTCAAGACCCACTAGCCGGAATCTGGGAGGATGAAAGGACGTCCGGTACCACCGGCATCCATCTTCTGAGTCAGGAACCTCAATGACCTTCGGCCAAGCGATCTCTTCCGTGTTCAGCCAATACGGCCAGTTCACCGGAGTCGCCCGCCGTTCAGAGTACTGGTGGTGGGTGCTCTTCGTCACGATCGTCGACTTCGCGCTCAGCACCCTGGATTCGACGATCAATCCCACGTCGGCGTTCGGGTTGTTCTCCACGCTCTGGATCGTCGTCATTGTGCTGCCGTTCCTCGCGGTCGCGGTCCGGCGCCTGCGGGATGCCGGCTTCTCCTGGAAATGGCTCTGGTTCCTGTTGCTCCCGATC
This genomic window contains:
- a CDS encoding DUF805 domain-containing protein, translated to MTFGQAISSVFSQYGQFTGVARRSEYWWWVLFVTIVDFALSTLDSTINPTSAFGLFSTLWIVVIVLPFLAVAVRRLRDAGFSWKWLWFLLLPIVGVIILIVLLCRPSR